The following proteins are encoded in a genomic region of Protaetiibacter sp. SSC-01:
- a CDS encoding TetR/AcrR family transcriptional regulator, with amino-acid sequence MTDTPTEPELPRAVALAWGVAAHPQRGPKRELSIERIVDVAVELADRGGLGAVSMAAVASELGYTPMSLYRYVTSKDDLLVLMQERGIGVPPESVREADGWRDGMRDWAAATLSTYREHPWLLDLAIEGTPQTPNNLAWLDAALETLAEAPADYEAKVSIVLAVMAQVRWQGVVERGYLAAAAAASVRPEDLDRHASDVIATFITPEQFPEVHRALQAGVFGPGPDDPFAFGLERVLDGIENYLATEPSARPATPLGDPQEDQIARDPKVREAVKARREAEKQLREARKRERERMREARERMRRG; translated from the coding sequence ATGACCGACACCCCGACCGAGCCGGAGCTCCCGCGCGCCGTCGCCCTCGCATGGGGCGTCGCGGCGCATCCGCAGCGCGGCCCCAAGCGCGAGCTCTCGATCGAGCGCATCGTCGACGTCGCCGTCGAGCTCGCCGACCGCGGAGGGCTCGGAGCGGTCTCGATGGCAGCCGTCGCGTCGGAGCTCGGGTACACGCCGATGTCGCTCTACCGCTACGTCACGAGCAAAGACGACCTGCTCGTGCTCATGCAGGAGCGCGGCATCGGCGTGCCGCCCGAGAGCGTGCGAGAGGCCGACGGCTGGCGCGACGGGATGCGCGACTGGGCCGCCGCGACCCTCTCGACCTACCGTGAGCATCCGTGGCTGCTCGACCTCGCGATCGAGGGCACCCCCCAGACGCCCAACAACCTCGCGTGGCTCGACGCGGCGCTCGAGACGCTCGCGGAGGCGCCCGCCGACTACGAGGCCAAGGTCTCGATCGTGCTCGCCGTCATGGCACAGGTGCGCTGGCAGGGCGTCGTCGAGCGCGGCTACCTCGCGGCGGCGGCGGCGGCCTCCGTGCGACCCGAGGATCTCGACCGCCACGCGAGCGACGTCATCGCGACCTTCATCACGCCCGAGCAGTTCCCCGAGGTGCACCGCGCGCTGCAGGCCGGCGTGTTCGGGCCCGGCCCCGACGACCCCTTCGCGTTCGGCCTCGAGCGCGTGCTCGACGGCATCGAGAACTACCTCGCGACCGAGCCCTCCGCACGACCCGCGACGCCCCTCGGCGACCCCCAGGAGGACCAGATCGCGCGCGATCCGAAGGTCAGGGAGGCCGTCAAGGCGCGGCGCGAGGCCGAGAAGCAGCTGCGCGAGGCCCGCAAGCGCGAACGCGAACGGATGCGCGAGGCGCGCGAGCGGATGCGGAGGGGATAG
- a CDS encoding alpha-amylase family glycosyl hydrolase — translation MRRRLPRPAIIGIAAAAVLALGAGVGIPLAIAAREQPRGAYTDADAALLREPALPAGAGQSFYFVMTDRFANGDPTNDTGGLEGDRYATGFDPTDTGFYQGGDLAGLLERLDYIEGLGVSAIWLTPSFANKPVQGVGANRSGGYHGYWVTDFTRIDPHLGTNAELERLIDELHARGMRLYFDIITNHTADVISYGLAGHSYIATAAKPYLDAEGNEVDLASVAGSDDFPELDAETSFPYAPVVDPAEADIKVPAWLNDVTLYHNRGDTTWAGESVTLGDFAGLDDLMTEDPRVVDGFIDVYSDWMDLGVDGFRIDTVKHVNEEFWAAFTEGLDAHAAEIGKDDFFVFGEVFDADPNLLAPYVRDRGFDAVLDFAFQSAALDFVNGAGSAHLAEVFAGDAGYTTADGDARALPTFLGNHDMGRIGYLVRDQDALARDELAHELLFLARGQPVVYAGDEQGFVGAGDGADRHARQSLFATATPEYADQPLITGEIAGAVDRYDPDAPLYRLIAELAELRKSHPALATGAQLERIADGSSYAFSRVDHAERVEHLVVLNAGGREVTIDVPTLTPGAAFSVLYGETDATTADADGVASVAVPPLSAVVLVADRQVGAPDAAVAPVFTSPEPGEIDGIVHVDVDTGALWSETSFSWREVGSDEWHGLGTATGPGARVVHDVRPLADGTRIEYRAVTIDAHDRRTAASHVVTIG, via the coding sequence ATCGCGGCGCGTGAGCAGCCGCGCGGGGCGTACACGGATGCGGATGCCGCGCTCTTGCGGGAACCCGCGCTCCCGGCGGGCGCCGGGCAGTCGTTCTACTTCGTGATGACCGACCGGTTCGCGAACGGCGACCCGACGAACGACACGGGTGGGCTCGAGGGTGACCGCTACGCCACGGGGTTCGACCCGACCGACACGGGCTTCTACCAGGGCGGGGATCTCGCGGGCCTCCTCGAACGGCTCGACTACATCGAGGGGCTCGGGGTGAGCGCGATCTGGCTCACGCCGAGCTTCGCCAACAAGCCCGTGCAGGGTGTCGGCGCGAACCGCTCGGGTGGCTACCACGGCTACTGGGTCACCGACTTCACGCGCATCGACCCGCACCTCGGCACGAACGCCGAGCTCGAACGGCTCATCGACGAGCTGCACGCGCGCGGCATGCGGCTCTACTTCGACATCATCACGAACCACACGGCCGACGTGATCTCCTACGGTCTGGCGGGCCATAGCTACATCGCGACAGCCGCGAAGCCCTACCTCGATGCGGAGGGGAACGAGGTGGACCTGGCCTCCGTCGCGGGTTCCGACGACTTCCCCGAGCTCGACGCCGAGACGAGCTTCCCGTACGCGCCCGTCGTCGATCCGGCCGAGGCCGACATCAAGGTGCCCGCCTGGCTCAACGACGTGACGCTGTACCACAACCGCGGCGACACGACGTGGGCCGGCGAGTCCGTCACGCTCGGCGACTTCGCGGGCCTCGACGACCTCATGACGGAGGACCCGCGCGTCGTCGACGGCTTCATCGACGTCTACAGCGACTGGATGGACCTCGGCGTCGACGGCTTCCGCATCGACACCGTCAAGCACGTCAACGAGGAGTTCTGGGCTGCGTTCACGGAGGGGCTCGACGCCCACGCGGCCGAGATCGGCAAGGACGACTTCTTCGTGTTCGGCGAGGTCTTCGACGCCGATCCGAACCTGCTCGCGCCGTACGTGCGCGACCGGGGCTTCGACGCCGTGCTCGACTTCGCGTTCCAGTCCGCCGCGCTCGACTTCGTCAACGGCGCGGGGTCCGCCCATCTCGCCGAGGTGTTCGCGGGCGACGCGGGCTACACGACCGCCGACGGCGACGCGCGCGCTCTCCCGACCTTCCTCGGCAACCACGACATGGGTCGCATCGGCTACCTCGTGCGCGACCAGGACGCCCTCGCCCGCGACGAGCTCGCCCACGAGCTGCTCTTCCTCGCCCGCGGGCAGCCCGTCGTCTACGCGGGAGACGAGCAGGGCTTCGTCGGCGCGGGCGACGGCGCCGACCGCCACGCGCGCCAGAGCCTCTTCGCCACCGCGACCCCCGAGTACGCCGACCAGCCGCTCATCACGGGCGAGATCGCGGGCGCCGTCGACCGCTACGACCCCGACGCGCCCCTCTACCGGCTCATCGCCGAGCTCGCCGAGCTGCGGAAGTCGCATCCGGCCCTCGCGACGGGCGCGCAGCTCGAGCGCATCGCCGACGGCTCGAGCTACGCGTTCTCGCGGGTCGACCACGCGGAGCGCGTCGAGCACCTCGTCGTGCTCAACGCCGGCGGACGCGAGGTGACGATCGACGTGCCGACGCTCACCCCCGGCGCCGCGTTCTCGGTGCTCTACGGCGAGACGGATGCGACCACGGCCGACGCGGACGGCGTCGCCTCGGTCGCGGTGCCGCCGCTCTCGGCCGTCGTGCTCGTCGCCGACCGCCAGGTGGGGGCCCCGGATGCCGCGGTCGCGCCCGTCTTCACCTCGCCCGAGCCGGGTGAGATCGACGGCATCGTGCACGTCGACGTCGACACGGGTGCCCTGTGGAGCGAGACGAGCTTCTCGTGGCGCGAGGTGGGCTCGGACGAGTGGCACGGGCTCGGCACCGCGACCGGCCCGGGCGCCCGGGTCGTGCACGACGTGCGCCCGCTCGCCGACGGCACGCGCATCGAGTACCGCGCCGTCACGATCGACGCGCACGATCGCCGTACCGCGGCGTCCCACGTCGTGACGATCGGCTGA